One part of the Pecten maximus chromosome 1, xPecMax1.1, whole genome shotgun sequence genome encodes these proteins:
- the LOC117339936 gene encoding uncharacterized histidine-rich protein DDB_G0274557-like: protein TNHHHTNHHHTNHHHTNHHHTNHHHTNHHHNTNHHNTNHHNTNHHNT from the exons ACAAACCACCACCACACAAACCACCACCACACAAACCACCACCACACAAACCACCACCACACAAACCACCACCACACAAACCACCAC cacaacacaaaccaccacaacacaaaccaccacaacacaaaccaccacaacaca
- the LOC117339927 gene encoding proline-rich 33 kDa extensin-related protein-like — MTQIYTNHHDTNYHDTNHHDTNHHDTNHHDTNHHDTNHNNTNHHDTNHHNTTTTTQTTTTQTTTTQTTTTHKSTQTTTTQIYTNHHDTNHHNTNQQPPQHKPPHTKQHNHHTQTTTNHHDTNHHDTNLHKPPRHKPPQHKPPRHKPPRHKPPRHKPPQTTTTQTTTTQTTTTQIYTNHHDTNHHDTNHHDTTTTTQNYTNHHDTNHHDTNIHKPPRHKPPRHKLTQTTNHHTKSYTNYKKPTTTQQNHTTPNHHTNHHDTNHHDTNHHDTNHHDTKLHKPPRHKPPRHKPPRHKPPRHKPPRHKPPQHKPPQHKPPQHKPPRQHKPPQHKPPQHNHPTKHTTNNTTTNNTNHHTPNTTTTNHH, encoded by the coding sequence ATGACACAAATCTACACAAACCACCACGACACAAACTACCACGACACAAACCACCACGACACAAACCACCACGACACAAACCACCACGACACAAACCACCACGACACAaaccacaacaacacaaaccacCACGACACAAACCACCACAACACAACCACCACAACACAAACCACCACGACACAAACCACCACCACACAaaccaccaccacacacaaaTCTACACAAACCACCACGACACAAATCTACACAAACCACCACGACACAAACCACCACAACACAAACCAACAACCACCACAACACAAACCaccacacacaaaacaacacaaccaccacacacaaaccaccacAAACCACCACGACACAAACCACCACGACACAAATCTACACAAACCACCACGACACAAACCACCACAACACAAACCACCACGACACAAACCACCACGACACAAACCACCACGACACAAACCACCACAAACCACCACGACACAAACCACCACAACACAAACCACCACGACACAAATCTACACAAACCACCACGACACAAACCACCACGACACAAACCACCACGACACAACCACCACAACACAAAACTACACAAACCACCACGACACAAACCACCAcgacacaaatatacacaaacCACCACGACACAAACCACCACGACACAAACTCACACAAACCACCAACCACCACACAAAATCCTACACAAACTACAAAAAACCCACCACGACACAACAAAACCACACTACACCAAACCACCACACAAACCACCACGACACAAACCACCACGACACAAACCACCACGACACAAACCACCACGACACAAAACTACACAAACCACCACGACACAAACCACCACGACACAAACCACCACGACACAAACCACCACGACACAAACCACCACGACACAAACCACCACAACACAAACCACCACAACACAAACCACCACAACACAAACCACCACGACAACACAAACCACCACAACACAAACCACCACAACACAACCACCCAACAAAACACACCACTAACAACACAACCACCAACAACACAAACCACCACACACCAAACACCACCACCACAAACCACCACTAA